A genomic window from Solanum stenotomum isolate F172 chromosome 10, ASM1918654v1, whole genome shotgun sequence includes:
- the LOC125841677 gene encoding 60S ribosomal protein L18a-like protein, with product MSEEGGKMNREAPATVAATGEPSPANYYYGTFQGVANYQTPPSHSQSVFGFPQPIPPPGVPVVPPCYYPRGYQTVQGYIVAEGRPIREHRLPCCGMGIGWFLFIIGFFLCAIPWYVGAFLLLCARLDYREKPGFIACTLAATLALVAVTLGVTKVNYTW from the exons ATGAGCGAAGAGGGTGGAAAGATGAACAGAGAAGCTCCGGCAACGGTGGCAGCCACCGGCGAACCATCGCCGGCAAACTATTACTACGGGACATTTCAAGGAGTCGCCAATTATCAAACTCCTCCTTCGCATTCTCAATCGGTCTTCGGATTCCCTCAACCTATACCTCCTCCTGGTGTCCCCGTTGTTCCTCCGTGTTACTATCCTCGTGGTTATCAGACCGTTCAAg GTTATATTGTTGCCGAAGGTAGACCCATAAGGGAGCATCGGCTTCCTTGCTGTGGTATGGGAATTGGCTGGTTCTT GTTCATTATTGGTTTCTTTCTTTGTGCCATTCCCTGGTACGTTGGAGCTTTTCTTCTTTTGTGTGCTCGGCTCGATTATAGAGAAAAACCTGGATTTATTGCATGCACCTTAGCA GCTACACTGGCTTTGGTTGCTGTGACTCTTGGTGTAACAAAGGTAAATTATACCTGGTGA